gttttttattttattttatttaatcaTCCAATGACTTTATATAATCATATCAATTCCAGATTGAATTATCCATGGTATCGATCAGCATGTGAACTGGAGTAGTCCTTATCAACTTCTGTTTCTTCAATTTCCCGCTTGTACgcccaaaatgaaaaaaagaaaaaaacaagaacaCGAAGGAGAGTGGGAACACAAGGAATATAGGCGGGACAATTGGCGCCTGATAAGAGCCCTAATCCCTCAAACCTCGGTAATCGATTAGATTAAAAGGGCATTCTGCTCTTCACTGACCAAGGAAGCAGAGGGAAGTAGAGGTTTGGCTACTGCTCTTCTCTTAAACCCCAATTTGTTCATGTTCCCTCTCATGCACTTGTCTTCCTTTTTTGACTGATTTTGGGTATGTCTTGCGCTTAATCGCTTATGATCgatctttgtttattttgtagGGTTTGCGGAATCGACAGTGCTGGGTTTTTAGGAAGCGGGTTCATGTGCTTTTAGGTAGTATTTTTTACTTGCATGTGCCATTTTTGGTCTTATCGTGCTTGGGAATAACGTCTTTGGGTTCTCTACATGTGGGTTGTTCTTGTTTGGTTTTTTCTTCTTGCTATTCGTAGTATTTATGGGTTTTTATGAAAATGCATGTGCTTGTTTTGTATGAGatagttttctttgttgtttgagACTATTTTTTGGGGTTATGTTCTTGTACTGAGATTTTCAATTCCAATTTGAGACTTAGAAATCTTGGTAGGAGTTAAAGTGTTCTTAAGCAATTTATTATGTTGTCTTTCCAGGCATCAAAAAGACAAAATCACCTACTTAGCAGGTATGAACCTTGCTTTTATCTTTGTACACTTGGTATTTTTTCATGTCATAGCTTTGAAAGCATCTTTTAATACAAATAAGTTGTACAATATAAGGAGTTAATTAGCGTGTTTGAGAGGGAGAAGTCTGTAACTTATGATTAAATAGCATGCTTGATTTCAACATATCAAATTGTTCAGTTTATTGTTTAGTAGTTTATGTACTCTGATAATATCTAAATTCGAATGAATTAGTGCCAAAGCAATATGCTTTGTTCTAGCTAGAAGTAATTTATGGTTCGATTCTGATTTGTTCAATTCTTTAACGTCTTGCAGCTGAACTATATTACTATTTTCATGGTATATGGAATGCAAAGTTAGTATTTAAATAATAGTCATTACATGCTCCCAATAGCCACGCAAGCTTCAACCTTAATAAATAATCAGATGTGTTTAGGCCTGTACCCCCTTTTTTTTTGAATGGCTGTAGCTGATTTTGGATTTAGAACCTAAATGAGGTTGGATTATGTTTCTGCTATGACATAAATAGCAAGGTTTTGCGTCCCCATTACTCTCACTCCGTCGTCCCATCACTCTCAGATTTGATGATTTGGGGTTCTGTTCTTGATAGGAATTATAGTGTTCTTAATCAATTTATTCTCATGTCTTTTCAGTTCATTCCGTGATATTTATTCTAATGCAAGATTAAATGTCAGGATGAGTTACTTTATTGATAGTGGAAGTGACCATGAAGAAAACACTGGGTATGACGACAAAAATATTGGGTATGACGATAGTGAGACACAAGATATCGGCGGTATGTTTCAACAGCAAGTAATGTCTCCTAGCAATGACAATGGTTTATCAGAGACCACTACGATAACAAAGAGACAAAGAGGCCCAAACTAAAAAAATTGTTGTGGAACCGCTTTGGGCTTCCTAAGGGTCCACGGAAAAAGGTTGCAAGATTTTCCAGATATTTGGGCATTTTAGCAAAAGATTGTTCACTATTTCCAATTAGCGAACCTGATTTTCGCAAGTTCAACAAAAGTGACAACTATGAAAGGGCTTGGAATCGCATAAAGGTAAATATAAAATGTTTCAAATTTTCTCATTTCATTGCTCGCATGTGCATTATTATGTTTTAGTTCTCCTTATATTGTCATGATGTTTGAGAAATTATTGTTAACAATTTTTGAAGGAAACTCTTGACTTGACACACCCACGAGTTGCCTGTTTGGAAAGTAAAATCAGGGAAAAGGTCAGGAGCAAGTTGAATTAATGAACGCTGGAAGCATTGGAAGTCTGAGTTGAGTAAGAAATGGTATAAACCATTCAAGAATAGTCCCCTTAGGTTTCACAAACCTGACGATGATAGTGTTGATGAGGACCAATGGAAAGTGTTTGTTGCAAACAATGACAAGAAGAAGCATTAGGTAATGAAAATATTGCTTTTCTTATTACCTTATTTAATTGCTTTATTCCTACTTAATTATTTTCACTTATGGATCACACAGAGGATGGTGACCATCAACAAGGGGAACTGGTCTCAAAAGATAATGAATCAGTCAACAGGGACACGAACCTATGCTAGTTTGGCTCATGAATATGTAAGTTAGCCTATACTTTTACTTATTTTCCATTTTATTGACTAGAAATTTTGATGTGTTATCTTTATATAATATGTACCATCCTTTGAATTGCACAGGAACTTCTGCATGGTAAAGAGCCAAATAGATGGGAATTGTTCAAATTAACATACCGAAAGGTAGGAACTCAAGAGCCAATTGATGCAGCAAGTGCAAAAGCAATTGTAAGCGCTATACGAAATATTAATGTTTATTTAACAAATACGAGACTAGTGCGATTCTTGAATTtataatataatatttacatTTTGTAGGAGAATTTTGAAGTGGCCGAACAAAAGAGGCTAAGCATGAATGTTGACATCACTGCTCCAGAAATCCGTAAAGAGATGTATGCTGAGGTTCTTGGTAAGGAGAAGGGAAATCGAGTAAGGGGTCTTGGAGCTGGGGTTACTTGGGATGAAGTTCCTGGAATTCATGTGGAAGAGCGAGGTGTTTCAAAGGAAGTGCAACTCTTGCGAGTGCGATTAGAATCACAAACCAAAGAGGCACAAGAGAGGCTGGGAAGCACGTCTGATGGATGAATTACAAAGGAAAATGGccgaacaaacaaaaaaaatggaagaaatgTTTGAAGTAAGGTGTGTAGGCATGGCGGTCCAAAAAATGGGAGAGATGTTTAAACAATGTGGAATATCGGTGGATACACAAGAAGATATGGAGCAAACAATGTCTCAATTTGCTCAGAACACTTCTCAAAGGCCGTCAAATATGATTTTTTCCCCAAATGATGATGTTTACCGCCCCACATTGCCATCTGAATGTTCTGATATGCAGACGGATTGAAGACATTGCTTGAAGAGTTGAAGATGGTGGTCGCTCATTCAACTCTATCGAAATTAGTTTGATATTACAATAAAGATTTTCATATTAGTATTTCCATTTTCTAGTCATTTGAGATTTCGGACTCATTTTATTTCTTGTCTTTTGTTAGTTTAAAGTTTAAACTTTGTagattttattataaatatattttctttagaaTATTAATGGTTATGCctcattgttattattattattttaattcagtgaaaattaaattatttggatataatttatttatattaaaaatactgattttcataatatttttttaaatataaaatttaaaCGATACCGATGTCGTAGTGTATCCATTGCTTAATACACATGGATAATTATCCGTAATTATGGATAAATTAATATTATACAAAAATATAATATTAAATAAAGTATAACTTATTTTGTATACGTATAAAAGTATTTATGTATTTTGGTAAATAcgaaaatagaaataaaagaaaatgaggagagagaaagaaaataaaaaaaagtcttAAGCGTGGCTTTTGGTTAGTGGAACGTGCGATAGAGAATACTCTTTTTCATTCCGTGGCTGCACAGTACCCAATGAGTTTTTGATACCCTTATTTGTATCATTTGAAGCAAaagatacagaaaaaaaaaatctgtattCTATGAGccttttgctagtagtgaattttggatataaaaaccaacatatttatgtaaatgccactagaataaaaagtcaacaatcattctctctctcctctcctacAAGGTCTCCGACCAACTTCTGGCGAACTCCGGtgacaacaaaagttactgttaccagcaacaaaagctactctagtTAGATTTCCGGCAATCTCCGAGAAGGTAACAAAAGGTAtcgtcactagcaacaaaagctactctggtgagatttccggtgacctccggcgaggtcacgaAAGCTACTGCCACAAGCAACCAAAGCAACTGTCACCAACAACCCTAAAagtaaaagttactgtcaccagcaacaaaagttactctggtgagatttccggcgacctccggcaaggtcacaaaagctactgtcacaagCAAccaaagctactgtcaccaacaaaagctacgctcccTAACACTTAAAGctactatccccaccaacaaaacCTAAACTACTCCTAGAGACTAAGAAAGCTATTTTCAGAGACTAACAAAGTTATGAAAAATGTAAAGGAtacatccaaaataaaaatgctactgcggtcgagaaaataaaacataaaagtaTGCAAGGTTCAATAATATGTAAAGGATACAgccaaaataaaaatgctactgcggtcgagaaaataaaacataaaagtaTGCAAGGTTCAataatgatataactatgtaaaaaGTTATTTCCATAGTACTAAAAAATCACTAtcatagttgtgaaaatctattacaatagttgtataaagctATTATCAATATTGTAATGCTTTTGTCATTTTTCAGATGGCCATCGTTGATGTTTCTTGTTGTCAAGCTCTACCACACTAACGTAACCATAAGCATTATTTTGCCACCTACAACCCCAAGCTTCATTTCAATATTTCTTGGTTGGCCGGATGATCTCTTGATCAATGGAGGCTTCACtaaaattcacatgatttttggAATCTACCACTGCCAATGCAAAGGGGAAGAATTCTGCAATAAAAATACAACAAAACAAGCAATCTTTATCAACTTGATAATAAAAAACCAACAATCTAAAAGCCACTGACATAGAAACAAAAAGCTGCTATAAAACATGTAAAAAACTACTAGACCAGTAATAAAACGCTACTGAAATAGAAACAGAAAGCTACTATAGCACATGTAGAAAACTACTagaccagtaataaaaagctacagACATATACTAATTGCTACAAAATCAACTGCTTATCCATGTTGACAGTGTAACACAAACCTCAAACAAGAAAGGCTAGAGATATGAAatctcaagaaaagaaaactaaatttcATACAAAatcttgatttttttatttgataAGCTATTTGACAAAAGAAAACTTGAAATCGATCAAAATGCAAATAGAAAAGCTACTACTAACATAGGCAtataaagctactatcactgtgTTAGAAAGCCATTATAACAGTTATAGAAAACTACTGACttgtaatcaatcaaaatgcAAACAGAAAAGCTAATGACATTAgtttgaaaagatactaacataggcaTATAAAACTACTATTACTGTGTTGAAAGTCACGATAATAGTTATAGATAGCTACTAACTTGAAaccaatcaaaacaaaaacaatcgaTAGTAATTTACAGTACAACTCAAGCTTTATAATGTCCCTACCTAACCATGGAAGGTGATGAAGGAGATGATGAGTCATGGATAAAAAACACATACAGCAACGTATTGTACACAAGCAGCTTCTAGGTGCAAGGAACCATCAAGCAAATATACAACTCAAAAGTTCCATGTATATAAaccaaaaacaaactaaagcCTTGAAGTCTCAAGCAATAACTCAAAAGTTTCATGTATATAAAGCTATTCATGTGCAAGTAATACCAACATATCTAGTGAAAAGAATAGTCTACAAATCACACGAAATCTAAAAATGCATAAAAAACATCACCAGCGGTCTCAATCTTCATGTCATAATAAGCAAAACTAATGTATATTCATTTCATATCCAAAGCTTCAAAACAAGAACAGTCCAGAAGCATAAAACTATTTACTTAtcagaatcaaaaattgaaattgaagtaatGGAATGCAATTAACAGTAACTaaaactcaaaacaatcaaaattcatCAAACTTTTACTAACCAATTGTAAAATGATGGAAAAATCGACAATACCGCCTCCGCCTTATGAGCTTCCTACCGCCTTCGAACTCGCTGCTCTGCCTCTTTCTCCACACCTAGGAAAATGCTCTCTGCTGGAGATCACGGCGCCGGAATGAGCCTATTATGATTGTTGATGGAATCTTGACCTTGTTCTTCCTCTGGCACGTTGCATAGGTCACCTTCTGCCATTCATAGTCGTTATTGTTACTGCTCCATCCATTAAACGCGCCGGAGAATGAAATCCAGCAAGCATTAGTGGAGAATGAAAGAATCAGTGAAGGAGTAGGTACCTGAGCCCTAGACGATGTCATCGATGCCTGGGCTGCCTCGCCTTGCCATGAAACTTCATCATCGTTGCGATTCTCCTTTCACCCTTCCTATCATGATCATCAAATAGTGATCAAACTGCCGCTGCTGACTTCCCGACGTTTTCGTCCTGTTTGAAAATTTTTCATCAGCTTCATTTTCTGGAAAATCGAAGGTGAAGATGGTGGTGCAAGATCTTATAGAGCCGTGTCGGTGGTGGTGGGAATCGGAGGCGGAGACAACAACGTGAAGGCAGTGGCGCTAGAATTGGAGCAGCAGAGAAATAGAAGAGGAGTTTTCTCGTCGAAATTTATGAGGAGCCTGGCCTGCCGCCTCGTTCAAACGGCGTCACCGATGTCTTCATCGCCGGATAAGAGCAAGGAGGTCgctacatagagagagagagagagagagagagagagagagagagagagagagagagagatctgtgaTCGAAGTAAGACGGTAAGAACTATGCAATTGGGTTTGTTCGgtagaagggtaaaattgtcatgcACAAAATAATTTGTGAATGCaaatggccttatgtgtacaagaaaattttagtggccttatggctaatataagtctcaaaataacacttatatgtaatttttaaaatatatatctAGATTCTCTCATATTGCAGAAATTACTGGAGACACCTCGTGATATTAATTTGATTAATGAACAAATTTAATTGGACAGCTTCCAAACTGATATTATATATGATCGTTTCCAATTCCAATATATACGCCCACAAACCTGAATCTATTTAACTACATTTTTATGCGCTCTTGTATCAAACATCAATCTTCCAATTGTGGCTATCAACAGAAAGTCAAAACCCTAGTTTATTTCTCAAAAATGCGACTAGTTGTCAAGCAGGCTACAGCTAGCATAAATCCTTCACTGAAATATTATACTCTCTTGGGAAACTGAATAATACAATTCATATAGTTAtatatgtttaaggaaaactgaattgtgagagaattgagtcgtgctttcattgataatagaggcctatttatatagaggattacaagataCAGAATCAgggttgtacaaggaaagataatcgtataattaatcggatatctatgaatatcttcgagaatatctctaattcaaaaccctattacaactaggtcaagcaACCTACAGTTTGGGCCAgatacatattctggatttacttgaacactcccccttgtgtcgcccaaacgtggtgctcctctcgttgcctcattaaaaatcttgccaggtaacaaaaacccagtgggacaaaaataacctcgttcataggggaaaaagagcataacacacccttcatgttttgagaccatacatgtagacatctctccctgatgtatgcatctccccctgatgactacggtcatgggagttcagataacttccgcaaacgatgttACCAATatgtttcttgaaagtggaatttaggcaatgacttagtgagcaagtctgccatactgtcctcagatcaaacctaattcactttgatcttgaggagagtatgtttttgctgattatgcttggtgttgtcgcttttgatgtagccttgcttcatttgttaaaaacaagcaacattatcataaatgctcgtaggctcatctatggtagacttcaaaccacaattgttcgaacatgcgtaattatggatcaaatccatatacattcatgaaccacttcgtgaagagcaataatctctgcattgttcgaagatatagcgactatggtatattctgtagacctctaagatatcactatctttacccatggtgaacacttaaccagtttgggaatgacctttgtgtgggtcagagagatatccaatatcagcaaaaccttccaaaacacatgttgttttgggatggggatagaaaaTGCAGGCCAATGTTGGCGGCGCTTCTAGTGTGTGataggtctgaatccatcatctctgtgtggggatagaacaagcccatatcaatcgtacatctcaagtattgaaagatatcttttacaccaatgcaatggcatcgcgttggcgcagatctataactagctaacaagttcataacatatgagatgtctagtcttgtgcattgagctaagtacaataatgcgcctattgtactcaagtaagacacttctgcctctaacacATCTTCGTCGTCATCATTCAGACGAAGAGGTTACTTTTTaagatcaagactatggacaaTCATGGGGGTACCGGTGCTTGActgtttgaccttgtcaaaatgcctaagcatctatcaacacgatgctcaagttccaaaccgagacataatcgagTTCTcctaaaatccttcatctcaaactcagatttcaagtgttcaacggttttccttaactctttaaggccTTCCAATGAAGataatgtccaacatgaaccgcgatagaatctgaaacttgttatggaaacgtgcaggcatatcccttcccaatcaagtagtcactttagtgagcatttcaaccttattgcaaatgcgctccgtggtctagagccacttgacttgggtaaatgaagttcaccatgaaccttcatgtatattccttatctagatccccatagagatacatagtgaccacattcgtaagctgcataatcagttattcggaaactaccaaactaacagggta
Above is a genomic segment from Rosa chinensis cultivar Old Blush chromosome 3, RchiOBHm-V2, whole genome shotgun sequence containing:
- the LOC121052283 gene encoding uncharacterized protein LOC121052283, whose product is MSSFRDIYSNARLNVRMSYFIDSGSDHEENTGYDDKNIGYDDSETQDIGGMFQQQRMVTINKGNWSQKIMNQSTGTRTYASLAHEYELLHGKEPNRWELFKLTYRKVGTQEPIDAASAKAIENFEVAEQKRLSMNVDITAPEIRKEMYAEVLGKEKGNRVRGLGAGVTWDEVPGIHVEERGVSKEVQLLRVRLESQTKEAQERLGSTSDG